The Candidatus Hydrogenedentota bacterium DNA segment CCGCCACCGGCGCAGCCGCAGGCGATGGCCCCGCGACCGGTTGCTGAGGCGCCACTGGTTTGCGAGCCGGTTCTTCGGGCTTGGGAGCAGTGGTCGAGGCGGCTTCCTCGATTAGCGCGGCTACCGCAGCGTCAACAGCCTCGTCATCCTTGACTGTCGGAGCGGTTTTCGGTTGGGTGGTCTTTGCAGGTTCAGGAGGCTTGGGCTCCGCCTTCTTGGGCGCGGCGCCGGTCAACCCAAAACTGGCCGCCGTGACCTCTTGCGCATCAGCGGGCCCTTCATGGAACAGACGGCGAGACACCGCATCGAAGTGGCGCCAATCGCAGAGAATGGGCTTAATCTTCAGATCCGGACAGTGCTTCCGAACGTTTTCCAGAGCGTCCACGTCGAGCGGGTCGACCATGGCCACCGTGAGAATTCGGCCCAGTTTGTCGATGGGGAGAAGGTGATGATTTCGGCACAACTCTTTTGGAACGAACTGAAATAACTCGTCCCCCACCTCGTAGTCCATCAAGCTGATGTGCGGAATCTTGCATTGCTTGACGAGGAACGACACCAAGGTGGCTTGGCTGAGCATATTCTGCTCGACCAGAATTTGGCCCAGAAACCCACCCACAGCCTTCTGATGCTTAAGCGCGTCAGCCAGTTGAGCCGCGCTTATCACCCCCTCTTGGACAAGGAGTTCACCCAAGCGCGGTGTCCCACCAATGGAGCCCGGCGTACGGCCTGCTGTTGGAGGGGTGTTTTGTGTGGGGGCCGCATCTTCGGGTCTCTGGGGCGCGGCCGAACCCGGTGACACCTTGGCGGCAGGCGCCGTCTGCGTATCTTCGGGACGTTTGCTGTCTTTTTTCCAACCGAGCATATCTACCACACATGCGCCCGAATGGGTTCACCAAACTAAAGGAATTCGGGCATTCTGGAGTCAGTATACCATCGGACGACGGGATTAGTCAAGAATTTACAACACGTAAATCGTTTACCTGTAAGTAGTTGGCGATTTTGACAAAAATCTGTCACTGCGTCAAAAGCAGTCTGGAGATACCACAAGATGCTGGGGGATATAGATTCGATGGGTCCAATATGTAGAGTTCAAAAATGTACGCCAGCGCCCGATCCTTGGCGGCGAGTTACGCGGCCTGCTGCAGGCTCTGTGCCCGCGACGAAGCGTTTCGGTGTGATTCGAGCAGCTCAGGGTTTGGTGGCAGGCTTCGGCGCAGCCTTGGCGTTCGGCGCAGGCTTGGCCTTTGGCGCGGCGCCGGCCGCGGGCTTTCCGTTCGCCGAATTCTGCTTCTGCTCCGTGGCGAAATCCTGGGCGAACCGTTGTAGCAATTCGGGTCTGGAGCGCAATTGCTTTTCGATATCTAGAAAGACCTGAACCAGATTCGGGTCTTTGGTGATCTCACTGGTGAACTTGCGTACCGCATCGCCGCCTTTGCGCGCCATCAATAAATTGCGGATGTCCGGCGCCGCCTTATCGAACGGCACCTCTTCGCCGGGGACGGTTTCAATCAGCTTTAGAATGTGGTATCCGTATTCGCTTTTGATGGGTTGGCTGACTTCGTTGGGCTTCATACGGTTGGCGGCCTCGACGATAAACGCAGGGAACTCGCTAACCGGACGCAGCCCCCAGTCTCCGCCTTCGTCTTTCATGCGGCCGTCCGACATGGCCTTGGCGACGCCTTCAAAGCTCTGTCCGGAAGCGATGCGATTGTACGCGTCTTGGGCGCGTTGTTCCGCAGTCTGTCCGTTCTTGGGTTTTGCGCCTTGCTTAGTAGAGTCAGCCTGAATGAAGATCTGTTTCAGGTGCAATTGGTCGGGGCGGCGTGTACTGGAACGATTTTCGTCATACCACTTCTTCACGTCCGCATCGGTAATGTTCACGCCACCTTCGGTCATAAGC contains these protein-coding regions:
- a CDS encoding peptidylprolyl isomerase — protein: MRGIGCKALLVVLTVGFIVTARAQAPNLDMMDLVLKAVPNGPVALVRGEAVQSDEFRDMYVGEVIRFAQLNPGKSIDDGDRLGIALNCLRSLIEREVLFQEASKRKIAIPDAKLQEAWQIEIKKLQDALVRDGKKADTEADVLKEAGTTKDKAMAELRKALMIEELRKQLMTEGGVNITDADVKKWYDENRSSTRRPDQLHLKQIFIQADSTKQGAKPKNGQTAEQRAQDAYNRIASGQSFEGVAKAMSDGRMKDEGGDWGLRPVSEFPAFIVEAANRMKPNEVSQPIKSEYGYHILKLIETVPGEEVPFDKAAPDIRNLLMARKGGDAVRKFTSEITKDPNLVQVFLDIEKQLRSRPELLQRFAQDFATEQKQNSANGKPAAGAAPKAKPAPNAKAAPKPATKP